The following are encoded together in the bacterium genome:
- a CDS encoding DUF5677 domain-containing protein produces MMKNKDAKNRFFDLKYLYNSERKTETDTYNQSPEIYRRLNEIIDKIICKLPYFWGDFDNNLTDKGEHQYFCSLNYMQAPYTFWQIISLYRKGYYLEAIILCRNLFETIIQMKYFYKYPYKITDDWQHECRFINPDTVKNRKSELFKDSENNKSIRVVYGELKIGVSKQVKQSFYYVEFEWTAEEARQHCMQNNGKFYKTNRKNFKMMFEEFAPGFYDKHYPIFCEAAHGTGLKIPNKHEGASTITMPGCHYDVRKADFICIYLIILLYAYISFYSIIYDKNSIEKNALLYQEIIDSKNWLKRIMQDHQKINDKSVGWYDHIYKIINNI; encoded by the coding sequence ATGATGAAAAACAAAGATGCTAAAAACAGATTTTTTGATTTAAAATATTTATACAATAGTGAAAGAAAAACAGAAACTGATACATACAACCAATCGCCAGAAATTTACAGAAGATTAAATGAGATAATAGATAAAATAATTTGCAAGTTGCCATATTTTTGGGGCGATTTCGATAATAACCTTACTGATAAAGGCGAACATCAGTATTTCTGTTCACTTAATTATATGCAGGCACCTTATACGTTTTGGCAGATTATTTCATTATACAGAAAAGGTTATTATTTGGAAGCAATTATTTTATGCCGCAATCTTTTTGAAACAATTATTCAAATGAAATATTTTTATAAATATCCTTATAAAATAACAGATGATTGGCAGCATGAATGTAGATTTATTAATCCGGATACTGTGAAAAATAGAAAAAGTGAATTATTCAAAGACAGCGAAAACAATAAATCTATACGTGTTGTATATGGGGAATTAAAAATTGGAGTTAGCAAGCAAGTGAAACAATCTTTTTATTATGTGGAATTTGAATGGACTGCGGAAGAAGCACGGCAACACTGTATGCAAAACAATGGCAAATTTTATAAGACTAATAGAAAGAATTTTAAAATGATGTTTGAAGAATTTGCACCTGGTTTTTATGATAAACATTATCCTATTTTTTGCGAAGCTGCCCATGGCACTGGTTTAAAAATACCCAACAAGCATGAAGGCGCTAGTACAATTACGATGCCGGGTTGTCATTATGATGTTCGAAAGGCAGATTTTATATGCATCTATTTAATCATTCTCCTTTATGCTTATATAAGTTTTTATAGTATAATCTATGACAAAAATTCGATTGAAAAAAACGCTCTATTATATCAGGAAATAATTGACAGTAAAAATTGGCTAAAAAGAATTATGCAAGATCATCAAAAAATCAACGACAAATCTGTGGGTTGGTATGATCACATTTATAAAATAATTAATAATATATGA
- a CDS encoding UPF0280 family protein: MKRQGYQPRTYRSMCHGQKMVNFNVVIGESDLLIRADRDLYSEAHKILSSLRHDFKSYIDSDKSFLTSLEPLFVPATAPEIVKIMAKAGKEFGVGPMAAVAGAIAEKVACDLTSYSQNVIVENGGDIYMFGKQPITSAIYAGDSPLSMKLGIAIEPSPGGVSICTSSGTVGHSLSFGNADSVSVICDNGSMADAAATAICNIVKSDKDLEQAVDFARKFKQIIGLVIIIKEKIAVFGERIKLVYI, translated from the coding sequence ATGAAAAGGCAAGGTTACCAGCCGCGAACTTATCGGTCGATGTGCCATGGACAGAAAATGGTAAATTTCAACGTGGTCATCGGTGAAAGCGACTTGTTGATACGGGCTGATCGCGATTTGTATAGCGAAGCGCATAAGATCCTTAGTTCGCTGCGGCATGATTTTAAATCTTATATTGACAGTGATAAGTCATTCTTGACCTCTCTGGAACCGCTTTTTGTACCGGCAACGGCGCCTGAAATCGTAAAAATTATGGCGAAGGCCGGCAAGGAATTTGGCGTAGGACCCATGGCAGCAGTGGCGGGTGCGATAGCGGAAAAAGTTGCCTGCGATCTGACCAGCTATTCGCAAAATGTGATCGTTGAGAACGGCGGAGACATATACATGTTCGGCAAACAGCCGATCACCAGTGCCATCTATGCCGGTGATTCGCCGCTATCAATGAAACTCGGGATCGCGATTGAACCCAGTCCTGGGGGTGTTAGTATCTGCACATCGTCAGGGACAGTCGGGCATTCCTTGAGTTTTGGTAACGCGGATTCAGTCTCAGTGATATGTGACAACGGAAGTATGGCTGACGCTGCTGCTACAGCTATCTGCAATATCGTAAAGAGCGATAAAGACCTTGAACAGGCAGTCGATTTTGCACGAAAATTCAAGCAAATAATTGGTCTGGTAATCATTATAAAAGAAAAAATTGCGGTCTTTGGTGAGAGAATAAAGTTGGTTTACATATAG
- a CDS encoding NIL domain-containing protein, whose protein sequence is MTISKRVVLHFPPSLVEEPMTYVLVKKFNVMFNILKARVSVDDGEGALLLELTGTERNMNNSLIYLKQLGVKTETLDKDLVRADEKCVQCGICALVCPTSAFSITAREMTLNFDAAKCIGCDECRKNCPYGAIKTYFP, encoded by the coding sequence ATGACTATATCAAAACGCGTCGTACTTCATTTTCCGCCATCGCTGGTGGAAGAACCAATGACGTATGTTCTGGTCAAAAAGTTCAATGTTATGTTCAATATCTTGAAAGCTCGCGTCTCGGTCGATGATGGCGAAGGCGCACTGCTGCTTGAACTGACCGGGACTGAGCGCAACATGAATAATAGCCTAATATATCTCAAACAGCTGGGCGTAAAAACCGAAACGCTCGATAAGGACCTTGTACGCGCTGATGAAAAATGCGTGCAGTGCGGTATCTGCGCGCTGGTCTGTCCCACGAGCGCGTTCAGCATCACGGCACGCGAGATGACTTTGAACTTCGACGCGGCGAAATGCATAGGCTGTGATGAATGCCGCAAAAACTGTCCTTACGGCGCGATAAAGACGTATTTCCCGTAG
- a CDS encoding homocysteine biosynthesis protein produces the protein MPKTIEEINAKIKAGKAVVCTAEEIIGIAKKKGTKAAARDIDVVTTGTFGPMCSSGVFINTGHTKPRMKITKAFLNNVEAFCGIAAVDLYVGATQLSENDPANSDHPGAFRYGGGHVIEDLVAGKEIKLRAYGYGTDCYPRRELTSSFTLHQINDAFLFNPRNSYQNYNVAVNLGKKRIYTYLGMLKPGLGNANYSSAGQLSPLLNDPLYRTIGIGTRIFLGGGIGYAAWPGTQHDPSVAKTARGVPRGGSGTIAVIGDLKQMKSQWLRGTSVVGYGVSLTVGIGIPIPILDEEMLVYTTVTDRDIVAPVVDYSYEYPNLTGKIVGETDYASLKSGKIKIGKKTVPTYPISSYPKAREIAQTLKSWIVGKRFFLTNPVQLLSGKESGVSFRAFGGRYR, from the coding sequence ATGCCAAAAACGATAGAGGAGATAAACGCAAAAATAAAGGCGGGAAAGGCCGTCGTGTGCACGGCCGAGGAGATCATCGGTATAGCAAAAAAGAAAGGTACGAAAGCCGCAGCCCGGGATATTGATGTGGTCACGACCGGCACGTTCGGTCCGATGTGTTCATCCGGCGTTTTTATCAATACCGGGCATACCAAGCCGCGGATGAAGATCACTAAAGCGTTCCTGAACAATGTGGAAGCATTCTGCGGCATTGCTGCGGTCGACCTTTACGTCGGCGCCACCCAATTATCTGAGAACGATCCCGCGAATTCCGATCACCCGGGCGCGTTCAGGTATGGGGGAGGGCACGTCATAGAAGACCTGGTCGCCGGCAAGGAGATCAAGCTCAGAGCTTATGGTTACGGGACTGATTGCTATCCGCGTCGAGAATTGACAAGCAGTTTTACTCTACATCAGATCAACGACGCCTTTTTATTCAACCCCAGGAATTCATACCAGAATTATAATGTAGCGGTCAATCTTGGGAAAAAAAGGATATACACATACCTGGGTATGTTGAAACCGGGATTAGGCAATGCGAACTATTCTTCAGCCGGCCAGCTCTCGCCGCTGTTGAATGATCCGCTTTACAGGACGATCGGCATCGGCACCAGGATCTTTCTGGGCGGCGGGATCGGGTACGCGGCATGGCCTGGAACGCAGCACGATCCATCCGTTGCAAAGACGGCACGCGGAGTACCCAGAGGCGGTTCCGGAACGATCGCGGTCATCGGCGATCTGAAACAGATGAAGTCGCAATGGCTGCGCGGGACGAGCGTGGTCGGATACGGCGTCAGCCTTACGGTCGGCATCGGCATTCCAATACCAATCCTTGATGAGGAAATGCTGGTCTATACAACTGTCACCGACAGGGACATCGTCGCGCCAGTCGTCGATTATTCTTATGAATATCCTAACCTCACGGGAAAAATAGTTGGCGAAACCGATTACGCGTCGCTAAAGTCGGGCAAGATAAAGATCGGCAAGAAAACTGTTCCCACATATCCTATTTCCAGTTATCCCAAAGCCCGCGAGATCGCGCAGACTTTAAAATCTTGGATCGTCGGCAAGCGGTTTTTTCTCACTAATCCGGTGCAGTTGCTGTCCGGAAAGGAATCGGGCGTGAGTTTCAGGGCGTTTGGCGGCCGATACAGATGA
- a CDS encoding aspartyl protease family protein — translation MGMIRHNIIIQGINKTKKLNALFDSGANYNYIKRKFSDGDDVNNIGFHVFEGQCKARLATESTVDGQRVRFKQIKIDKCQEEEPLFVIIDSLSEDVIIGAYQMQKFGIVLDLTNERIL, via the coding sequence ATGGGAATGATACGACACAATATTATTATTCAGGGGATTAATAAAACGAAAAAACTAAATGCATTATTTGACAGTGGAGCTAATTACAATTATATTAAACGAAAGTTCTCTGACGGAGACGATGTTAATAATATAGGATTTCATGTCTTTGAAGGTCAATGTAAGGCAAGATTAGCCACAGAATCCACTGTTGATGGACAGAGAGTTAGATTTAAACAAATAAAAATAGATAAATGCCAGGAAGAAGAACCGTTGTTTGTTATTATAGATTCTTTATCTGAAGATGTGATCATTGGGGCTTATCAAATGCAAAAATTCGGTATAGTTTTAGACCTAACAAACGAAAGAATATTGTGA
- a CDS encoding C10 family peptidase, whose translation MKMLSATITVISFFITVIVEIVFFNNLIGFSAPVTPTEATAIADVWYAMELNSGHLKMEESERSSRLSGIKDQQVMYLVSADELLDEYPHDRSVLAYIVIFKPNGFVVVSGDDRIEPLMVCSADSRFRWDQPKINFLRFYLGKTMPAFWKNMPAQTNKNWSLLRGKLAENLEQMTFDDNGRAYYILWYTAPWDQTNYYNDTCAAHNGGNEVPTGCVATALAIKMHCHSWPPTGNGSHSYTDNDGSIQYSHNVNLGAQSYNWAAMPYDTLVAPNSGVARVMYHSGVTVNMDYELIESGANTGNVAEAMNSHFRYRGATSVYDSANPSGHEAGLKTSVVGRLPTQIGGWGHSVLVDGWTDQFTAQWHINCGWSGANNGWYLLDMLPPGGTGVISRSIPYAQPNNWIYIDSSWVGTEDGRINAPYNTLTEGEAASINGGQLMIRTGTYAGAGNVPVTFDNAVEIRAFGGDIMMGDNLTLTNYDGILLHGNGQLKITPAK comes from the coding sequence ATGAAGATGCTATCAGCAACCATCACTGTCATCAGCTTCTTTATCACCGTAATCGTTGAGATTGTGTTTTTCAACAATCTCATTGGGTTCAGCGCTCCGGTCACTCCCACGGAAGCAACGGCGATTGCCGATGTCTGGTACGCGATGGAATTGAATTCCGGCCATCTGAAGATGGAGGAAAGCGAGAGATCAAGCAGGTTGAGCGGGATCAAGGATCAGCAGGTGATGTATCTGGTCTCAGCCGACGAGCTGTTGGACGAATACCCGCACGATCGATCCGTGCTGGCTTATATCGTGATATTCAAGCCCAATGGTTTCGTGGTAGTTTCCGGCGATGACCGCATTGAACCGCTCATGGTGTGCAGCGCCGATTCCCGGTTTCGGTGGGACCAGCCAAAAATAAATTTCCTGAGGTTTTACCTGGGGAAAACTATGCCGGCTTTTTGGAAGAACATGCCGGCGCAGACAAACAAGAACTGGTCATTATTGCGCGGAAAATTGGCGGAAAACCTTGAACAGATGACCTTTGATGATAACGGAAGAGCTTACTACATACTTTGGTATACCGCACCATGGGACCAGACGAACTATTACAATGACACTTGCGCCGCTCATAACGGCGGCAATGAAGTGCCTACTGGTTGCGTGGCGACCGCCCTGGCGATCAAAATGCACTGTCACAGCTGGCCGCCCACCGGGAATGGTTCTCATAGTTACACTGATAATGACGGATCCATACAGTACAGCCATAATGTGAACCTTGGCGCGCAGTCTTACAATTGGGCAGCCATGCCGTATGACACCCTTGTAGCGCCGAATTCGGGAGTCGCGCGGGTTATGTACCATTCCGGTGTGACCGTGAACATGGACTATGAGCTGATTGAGTCCGGAGCAAATACCGGCAACGTCGCTGAAGCCATGAACAGTCATTTCCGATACCGGGGAGCGACCAGCGTATATGATTCCGCCAATCCATCCGGACATGAGGCCGGTTTGAAAACAAGCGTTGTCGGCCGCCTGCCGACCCAGATCGGCGGTTGGGGCCATTCGGTTCTGGTTGACGGGTGGACCGATCAATTCACCGCGCAATGGCATATCAATTGCGGCTGGAGCGGCGCGAATAACGGTTGGTACCTATTAGATATGTTGCCCCCAGGAGGAACCGGGGTTATCTCTAGATCGATCCCCTATGCCCAGCCGAACAACTGGATCTATATTGATAGCAGCTGGGTCGGCACGGAGGATGGGAGGATCAACGCTCCGTATAATACGCTCACTGAAGGCGAGGCGGCATCGATCAATGGCGGACAATTGATGATCAGGACCGGGACCTATGCTGGAGCGGGCAACGTACCTGTAACTTTCGATAATGCGGTTGAAATCAGGGCGTTTGGGGGTGACATCATGATGGGCGATAATCTGACGCTGACAAATTATGATGGGATTCTGCTCCATGGCAACGGGCAGCTGAAAATAACGCCGGCAAAATAA